The Terriglobales bacterium DNA window AACATCGATCCCGTGCTGCAGGGGGAGGTCCGGCACAAGCTGAATCGCGTTCGGCTGGTCGGCGGCGACACCATGAATTACTGGATCAACAGCAAACGTCCTGACCTGCTGCAGACCCTCAAGTTGATGGACCTGCTGTTGATCAACGATACCGAGGCCAAGATGCTGGCCGGCGACTCCAACCTGCTGCGCGCCTCCAACAAGGTCATGGCCATGGGGCCCAAGGCGCTGGTCATCAAGCACGGAGAGTACGGCGCGACCATCTTTTTTGGCGATCACATGTTCGGCATCGGTCACCACCCGTTTCGCGCGCCCGCGCTGCCGCTGGCTGAAGTCCGCGACCCAACCGGAGCGGGCGACTCCTTCGCCGGCGGCTTCATGGGCTATATTGCGTCCCAGGGCGAACTCAACCGCGAGGTCCTGAAGCGCGCCATGTTCTACGGCGGCGTGATGGGATCATTCGCCGTCGAGCGCTTCGGCCCGGAGCGCCTGCAGAACCTGACGCGCGAGGAGATCGACGCGCGGTTCGCCATTTTTCGCGAGCTCACGCACCTGGAATAAGGAAAGTCAGAAGTAAGAAGTCAGAAGTCAGAATTCGAACCATTGCGCTTGACTTGGCTCATTGATGCCAGCCCCCCCTAAGAACTGGAGTGTGCGCCGCGAGCGCGCCGAGCGCCTGCGCCAGCGCGGGGTTGGCATCGGCGAAGTCCAGCTGCTCGCCCTGGCGACGATCGCTCTTTCCATCGCGGCGCTCGCGCATTACTACAAGTGGGGCCAGATTCTGCTCTCCGGCGATGCCGTCGCCCACATCAACATTGCGCGCCGCGTTTTTGACTCGCGCACGCCCGGCCTGCAGCAGCTCGGAACCGTCTGGCTGCCGTTGCAACATCTCCTCACCATTCCATTCATCATCTCCGACGCGGGCTGGAGCAGCGGCGTTGGGGGCGCAATCCCCTCGATGGCGGCGTTCGTGTTCGGCACACTCGGCATGTTTCGACTGGTGCGCTCGGGCCTGGCGTGGATCGGCGCGGAAGATGGAGCGGCGCGCGTGGCCGCCTGGATTGCGGCCGCAATCTTCGCGGCGAATCCCAACCTGATTTATCTCCAGACCACCGCTCTGAACGAGCCCCTCAGCCTGGCGCTGCTCATCTGGGCTACCGCGTTCTTCACCGATTTCGCGCATTTTGCCCTGCAGGGGGAAGACGACGAGGCCGCACAACATCTGAAGTGGGCGGGCTGGCTGCTCATGGCCGATATGCTGTTGCGCTACGATGCCTGGTTTTACGGCGCCGTTTTTGTAGTTGTAGCGGGGCTGGTCGTCATCTTCGCCTCGCGAGCGCGGCTGCGGCGCAACCTGCTGGGCAATCTTGGACGATCGCTCGCGGTGTTTGTCCTCATCAGCGCCATCGCGCCCGTGCTCTGGCTGTCCTACAACGCCTATATTTTCGGAAACCCCCTGGAGTTTGCCACCGGGCGCTATTCAGCCAGGGCCATCGAGCAACGTTCGAGGCGCGCCGGAGAACCGCACCATCCCGGATGGCACAGCCCCTCCGTCGCCGCGCAATATTTTGCCCGCAACGCGACGCTCACGCTGGGTGAGACGCGCCGCCACCCGGGCACGCCATCGTCCTGGATAGAGAAGACGTGGCTGCTTCTGGCGCTGGTGGGAACTGGGCTGGTGCTGGTTTGGCGAAGGGGACTGCTGCCATGGCTGCTGCTCTGGTTGCCGAAGCCGTTCTACGCAATCTCCATTGCGTGGGGAGACGTGCCCATTTTCATCCCGCAATGGTGGCCGTTTTCGTATTACAACACGCGCTACGGAATGCAACTGCTGCCCGCGTTCGCAGCTTCGGCGGCGCTCGTGGTGTACTTCGCGATGCGACGAGACAAATCGCGCACGTGGCGGGTTGCGGTCCCGGTCATGGTGTGTGCGTTCGTTGCCGGAAGCTACGTGTCGGTGTGGAGAAGTGTGCCGATCTGCCTGCGCGAAATCCGCGCCAATGGTGGAGCGCGATACGCCGTGGATGCCCGCCTGGGAGAACTGTTGGCCAAGCTTTCGCCTTCCTCGACTCTCCTGATGTACCTGGGGGAACATTGCGGAGCGCTGGAACGCGCCGCCATCCCGCTCCAGCGCACCATCAATGAAGGGAATTACAAGCTGTGGGACGCCGCCTTGTCCGCCCCCGCCGCCAATGCAGACTTCGTGGTCACCGCCGCCAACGACGCGCTGGCGCAGGCGGTGGCGCAACATCCGGAGAATCTGGAATTGCTGATTGTGGTGCAGGCCCAGGGAAGTCCGCCGCTGAGGATTTACAAAAGCAACCGATAAGTCTTACGTTGTAGCTGACCGGTACGAAAGCTGAAAGCAAGCATGCCCTCAACTCCGTTCACCAAAGCCCACGCCTGCGGCAACGACTTCCTTCTCATCGAGGGCAAACATGCCCCCAAGGACCTGAAGGAATTTGCGGTAAGGATCTGCGACCGCCACACCGGCGTCGGCGCCGACGGCCTGGAGTGGATTTTTTCCGATCCCAAGGCTGACGCGCGCGCCCGTCTCTTCAATGCCGACGGCTCGGAGGCGGAAATCTCCGGCAACGGCACCCGATGCGTGGCTGCCTACCTGGTGGCGCAGAAAAAGCGCGAGCATGTAAGCATCCGCACCGGCGCCGGGATCAAGACTTGCAAGCTCATTGCGCAGGACGGCCATCATTTCGAATTCGAAACCGCGATGGGCGAGCCGCAGGTGGGCGACCCGTTCTCTATCAAGCTGGCATTCGGCGAGCAGGTTGGTGTTCCGGTCTCGATGGGCAATCCGCATTTCGTCCTGTTCGTGGATGAATTTGCTCCCGGGTGGCAGGCGGAGGCGAGTGAAATCGAACACCATCACGACTTCAAGTTCGGCACGAACGTTGAGCTGGTGCGCATTGCAAACAAGGGTGAAATTGACATCGTAATTTTTGAGCGCGGGGTCGGAGAAACCCGCTCCTCGGGCACCGGATCGTGCGCTTCGGCGGTGGCCGCGATTGCCGCCGGACGGGCGCAGTCGCCGCTGCTGGTGAAGTCTCCCGGCGGGGCCCAGATCGTCCGCTGGGAGGGCGAAGTTTTTCTTACCGGCCCGGCAGAGATCGTGGCCAAGGGTGAATTTTTTGGCGAATAAAGAGGCCGGCTGTTTTTCCGGATCGCGCACAAGTCGTCAATCGACAATCGACAATCGAAAATGATGTTATAGACGCAGCCGATGCCCTCCGTTACCAAGCCGCGCCCGGCTCCTCCGTTGCTCAAGCCCCCGGCACTTCGTCCCGGCGACCGCGTGGGTGTCATCGCGCCGGCCAGCTACTTCAAGCGCGAGTTATTCGACCAGGGCATTGCGGCGTTGCGGCGGAAGGGATACGAACCAGTATTCCTCGATACCATCTTTGATCGCGATCTCTACTTCGCCGGCTCGGCCGAGCGCCGTGCGCGCGAGTTAGAGCAGATGTTCTCCCGCGACGATGTTCGCGCCCTCGTATGCGTGCGCGGAGGCTACGGCGCCAACTATCTGCTGCCCCACATCGATTGCGATCTCATTCGCAAGCATCCCAAGATTTTTTGCGGTTATAGCGACATTACCTGCCTGCTCACCTGGTTCCACGATGCCGCCGGCCTGGTGACGTTTCACGGTCCCATGATCACCGGCGATTTCGTGCGCCAGCACGGCATCAACGAAATGTCGTGGCTGGCGGCCACGGGCGGAAACGCGGACTGGGAGCTGGCTTCGCACCAGTTGTTCGGTTTCAACGCGATGATTCCCGGCTTTGGCGAAGGCGTGCTCTATGGCGGGTGCCTCTCCATACTGGTAGCGTCGCTGGGCACGCCTTACGAAGCGCAGACCGAAGGCAAGCTCCTGTTCCTGGAGGACATCGGCGCCAAGCCCTACCAGATCGACCGCATGCTGATGCAGTTGAAGTATGCCGGAAAATTTCGCGACGTGAAGGGCATCGTGCTGGGCGAAATGATGGACTGCATCCAGTCTCCCGAGCAGCCCTACACGCTGCAGGAGGTAGTCGAGAGGATTGTTGGCGAGCTGAATGTCCCCGTCGCTTATGGCTTGAGGTCGGGACACGTATCGCGGGAAAATGCCACGCTGCCGTTTGGGGTGCGAGCGCGATTGACGGTGACGACGGAAACCGTCCGCTTGGAATTCCTGGAGAGTGCGGTGGCGAAGGCGCACGACCTGAAGTAGATTCTGCATTTGCGTTGATCATGACCAATCCCAAGCACATTCACCTGATCGGCATCTGCGGCACCGCGATGGCGTCGCTGGCGGGCATGCTCAAGCAGCGCGGCTACGACGTTCGCGGCTCCGACGCCGCCGTCTATCCTCCCATGTCGGATTTCCTGGCCGGGCTGGAGATTCCCGTCGCGCAGCCCTACGCCGCGCAGAACCTCGATCCGCGGCCCGACCTGGTGATTGTCGGCAATGCCATCTCTCGCGGAAACCCGGAGCTGGAGCGGCTTTTGAACGACCGCATTCCGTTCCAGTCGATGGCGCAAGTGCTCTACGAGGAGTTCCTTCGCGGCCACCAGGTGATCACCATCGCCGGCACCCACGGCAAGACGACGACCACCTCGATGCTGGCGTGGATCTTCGAGGCGGCGGGACGGCGGCCCTCGTTCGTCATTGGCGGAATCGCGGAGAACTTTGGCGCCAGTTTCAAGCTCGACGACGGCCCTCACTTCATCATCGAGGGCGACGAGTACGACACCGCTTTCTTCGATAAGGGCCCGAAATTCCTGCACTATTTTCCCGACGCGGTCGTGCTCACCTCAGTCGAATTCGATCACGCCGACATTTATAAGGACCTCGATTCGGTCAAGACAGCGTTCAAGCGCCTGGTGAACCTGGTGCCGCAGCGCGGGCGCGTGCTTGCCTGGGACGGCCAACCCGAGGTGGACGAATGCGTGGCGCGCGCTTTTTGCCCGGTCGAGCGCTACGGCTTCGGCGCGAATTCCCAGTGGCGGATCGCAAATGTCCGCTACGAATCCGGCCGCACGCGCTGGTCGGTGCAGCGTGACGGACGCCCGTGGGCGGATTTGGAATTCACCCTGGCCGGCGAGTACAACGTGCTCAACGCCACTGCCGCGGCAGCGATGGCGGCCTCCTGCGGCATCGAGGTCTCCCAGATTGCCGACGCCCTGCGCGCGTTCCAAAGCGTGAAGCGACGCCTGGAGGTGAAGGCGGAAATCGGCGGAGTCACCATCATCGACGACTTTGCGCACCATCCCACCGCCATCTCCGGAACCCTGAAAGCGCTGCGCACGCGCTATCCGGGGAGCCGGCTTTGGGCGGTGTTGGAACCGCGTTCGAATACCCTGCGCCGCAATGTCTTCCATGAAGCGCTGTCGCAGAGCCTCGCACTGGCCGATGAAGTCATCGTGGCCGGCATCTTCAAGTCCGAAGCGATTCCGGCCGCGGAGCGGCTTGACCTCGAGGAAGTAATCATGGAAGTGCGCCGCCGCGGCAAACCGGCGCGTCAACTTCCCGATGCCGATGCCATCGTCGAGGCCATTACGCCCGAGTTGCGTCCCGGCGACGTGGTGGCGATTCTTTCCAATGGCGGCTTTGGCGGCATCTATGAGAAGCTTCCGCGTTCGCTGAAGAACCGCGAGGTCTCCGCGAAAGCGTGAAACACGTTTGCCGGAAAACACTGCTGATCTGCTGCCTTATTGTGTGTGCGGCAGCCTCAGGGCAGGTGCCGTCATATTCTCCTCCGGAGCCCGGCGGACTTCGTTACACCGTAACTTTCGCAAACACCGCCAACCATCTCCTACATGTGCAGATCGAAGTCCCACGGGAGTTTTCGCGAGAACTGCAACTGCCGGTGTGGAATGCGCTTTACCAGGTGCGGGACTTCTCGCAACACGTACAGCACACATCCGCTCATGAGAAGTTTCATAACCCACTGCCAATCACCGCTGTGGACAAAACGACGTGGCGGGTTGGCGGCGAAGACTCATTCACCTTCGAATACGACATCGTCGCTAACACTCCGGGTCCGTTCGGCGCGGAAGTCAATGAGCAGCACGCGTTCCTGAATCTCGCCGAAGTTTGCGTTTATGTCGTCGGCGCCAAGGACCGATCATTGTCGGTTTCGTTTACCGGCTTTCCGCCGAATTGGAAGATTGCGACGCCGCTGATGGACCACGCCGTCAAAATGACGGGCGCCGCCGGCATCGAACTGCAGGCCCGCAACTACGATCGTCTTGTGGACTCTCCCGTGGAATTTGGGGAATTTGACGAGATCGAGATCGAAGATGGCGGCGTGCAGTATCGTATCGTCGTGGACGCGAACACTGCTGATTACGATCTTCGCGCCATCGCGGCCATGGACCGCAAGCTCGCCGCGACCGAAATCGAATGGATGCAGGACCGGCCCATCGATCATTACCTCTTCATCTACCACTTTCCCCGCCGCCCCATCGGCGGCGGCATGGAACATGCTTACTCGACCGCAATTTCCGCCCCCGCCGAGCGCGTCAAGAACGACCCGCTTTCCCTTGCCGACGTGACCGCGCACGAGTTCTTTCACCTGTGGAACGTCAAGCGCATCCGCCCGCAGTCGCTCGAGCCGGTGGACTACACCAAAGAGCAGTACACGCGGGCGCTGTGGTTCAGCGAGGGCGTTACCTCCACCGTTGCCGATTACATGCGGGTCCGCGCCGGGTATCTCGACCAGAACGGGTTTCTTACCGAACTCGCCAACGACATTCGCATCCTGGAATCGCGGCCCGCGCGCCTGACGCAGTCGGTGGAAGAATCCAGCCTGGATGCCTGGCTGGAGAAATACCCGCCCTACGATTTGCCGGAGCGCTCGATTTCCTACTACAACAAGGGCGAAATTCTCGGCATGCTGCTCGACCTCGAAATGCGCGAGTCCAGCGCCGGCAGGAAATCATTGCGCGATCTTTTTCTCTGGATGAACCAGCGCTACGCCAAGCAAGGCAAGTTTTTTCCCGATTCGCGCGGGGTCCAGGAAGCGGCGGAAGCTGTCACCGGCAGGGACTTCGGAGACTTTTTCACCCGCTACGTCGCCGGGGTTGATCCGATTCCTTACAACCGGTTCTTCGCCACCGTCGGCTTGCGTCTTGACAAGCAAACCATAACGGTGCCGGATCCGGGTTTTCGCACCCAGCGCCGGCAATCCGCTGTCGCCGTCGTTGTTGTCGTGAACCCGGGCAGCGAAGCGGAGAAAGCGGGCTTGCGCGCGGGAGACGTCATTCAGCAGGTCAACGGCCAGCCCGCCAGCGCAGTGCCGGAAGATGATGTAGCGCGGTTACGCATCGGCGACACCGTGGACCTGCGGGTCTCCGCCGCGGCCGGACCACGCAAAATCAAGTTCAAGCTAGCCGGCGCGCCGGTGGAGAATTATTCGATCGCCGAGCGCGACGACGTTACGCCTGCGCAGCGCGCCCGCCGTGCCGCCTGGATCCGCGGCGACTCCGAATAATGCGCACCTTGCTCACCCTCGCCTGGTGGACCGCGATGACTCCCATCACCGGGCTGCTCACGCTCCCCTACGCGCTGCTGACCGGCAACAGCAATTTTCTGTACGTGATGGGCATGTGGGTGGTGAGGGTGGGCGTCAGGCTTTCAGGCGTGCGGGTTCAGTTGATTGGGCGGGAGCGCCTCGACCCCAAGCAGACCTACATTTTCATGTCGAATCACGTCTCTAATCTCGATCCACCGCTTCTCATACCGCTGTTGCCCAACCGCACCTCGGTGCTGGTAAAGAAGGAATTGTTCCGCATCCCGATACTTGGCTTTGCCATGCGTGTCGCCCACCTGGTCCCGGTGGACCGCCGTGACCGCGATTCTGCCATTGCCAGCATGCGCACCGCCGCCGAGGTCATCCGCTCCGGACTCAGCATGACCGTCTTTCCCGAGGGCACGCGCTCCCTCGACGGCCGCCTGTTGCCGCTGAAGAAAGGGCCGTTCTATCTCGCCATGGAGTCGGGCTGCCCGATCGTCCCGGTGACGCTGCTCGGCTCCCACGAAATTTTGCCGAAAGGGAAGATGCTTATCTCGCCCAAAAAGGCAGACGCGAAGATCGTCTTCCACGATCCCATTTCGCCCAAGGATTTTCAGGACCGCGACGCCCTGATCGCCGCAGTTCGTGAGTCCATCAGCAGTTCGCTCCCCCTCGATCGCCAGTGAAGGGAATAGTGAAGGGGATTAAGAGTGAAGATTTACTGAAATGCTTTTGTTGTTGAGCTTTGGATTTACTTCGAGAACAGGTGTCCCATCTTCTCTTTTTTCGTCTTGAGATACTGCTTCGCTTGCGAGGTTGGCTCCGGCTCGCACGGGACGCGTTCCTTCACGGCAATTCCGGCCGCCTGCACCGCCGCAACCTTATCGGGATTATTCGACAGCAGGCGGACCTCGGTCAAATCCAGCGCCTTCAGCACCTCGACCGGCAAGGCGTACTGACGGCAATCGGCGGCGAACCCGAGCCTCTCGTTTGCTTCCACCGTGTCCAGGCCGCGGTCCTGCAAT harbors:
- a CDS encoding PfkB family carbohydrate kinase — encoded protein: MAILVVGSVAFDTIQSPFGKVEKILGGSATYFSLAASYFTEVRIVAVVGDDFTRQHEDVLRKRNVNLEGLQRASGKTFHWGGEYGENVNEAKTHFTDLNVFEKFQPQIPAKYLDSEFLFLANIDPVLQGEVRHKLNRVRLVGGDTMNYWINSKRPDLLQTLKLMDLLLINDTEAKMLAGDSNLLRASNKVMAMGPKALVIKHGEYGATIFFGDHMFGIGHHPFRAPALPLAEVRDPTGAGDSFAGGFMGYIASQGELNREVLKRAMFYGGVMGSFAVERFGPERLQNLTREEIDARFAIFRELTHLE
- a CDS encoding LD-carboxypeptidase, with protein sequence MPSVTKPRPAPPLLKPPALRPGDRVGVIAPASYFKRELFDQGIAALRRKGYEPVFLDTIFDRDLYFAGSAERRARELEQMFSRDDVRALVCVRGGYGANYLLPHIDCDLIRKHPKIFCGYSDITCLLTWFHDAAGLVTFHGPMITGDFVRQHGINEMSWLAATGGNADWELASHQLFGFNAMIPGFGEGVLYGGCLSILVASLGTPYEAQTEGKLLFLEDIGAKPYQIDRMLMQLKYAGKFRDVKGIVLGEMMDCIQSPEQPYTLQEVVERIVGELNVPVAYGLRSGHVSRENATLPFGVRARLTVTTETVRLEFLESAVAKAHDLK
- a CDS encoding PDZ domain-containing protein, which gives rise to MQIEVPREFSRELQLPVWNALYQVRDFSQHVQHTSAHEKFHNPLPITAVDKTTWRVGGEDSFTFEYDIVANTPGPFGAEVNEQHAFLNLAEVCVYVVGAKDRSLSVSFTGFPPNWKIATPLMDHAVKMTGAAGIELQARNYDRLVDSPVEFGEFDEIEIEDGGVQYRIVVDANTADYDLRAIAAMDRKLAATEIEWMQDRPIDHYLFIYHFPRRPIGGGMEHAYSTAISAPAERVKNDPLSLADVTAHEFFHLWNVKRIRPQSLEPVDYTKEQYTRALWFSEGVTSTVADYMRVRAGYLDQNGFLTELANDIRILESRPARLTQSVEESSLDAWLEKYPPYDLPERSISYYNKGEILGMLLDLEMRESSAGRKSLRDLFLWMNQRYAKQGKFFPDSRGVQEAAEAVTGRDFGDFFTRYVAGVDPIPYNRFFATVGLRLDKQTITVPDPGFRTQRRQSAVAVVVVVNPGSEAEKAGLRAGDVIQQVNGQPASAVPEDDVARLRIGDTVDLRVSAAAGPRKIKFKLAGAPVENYSIAERDDVTPAQRARRAAWIRGDSE
- the mpl gene encoding UDP-N-acetylmuramate:L-alanyl-gamma-D-glutamyl-meso-diaminopimelate ligase gives rise to the protein MTNPKHIHLIGICGTAMASLAGMLKQRGYDVRGSDAAVYPPMSDFLAGLEIPVAQPYAAQNLDPRPDLVIVGNAISRGNPELERLLNDRIPFQSMAQVLYEEFLRGHQVITIAGTHGKTTTTSMLAWIFEAAGRRPSFVIGGIAENFGASFKLDDGPHFIIEGDEYDTAFFDKGPKFLHYFPDAVVLTSVEFDHADIYKDLDSVKTAFKRLVNLVPQRGRVLAWDGQPEVDECVARAFCPVERYGFGANSQWRIANVRYESGRTRWSVQRDGRPWADLEFTLAGEYNVLNATAAAAMAASCGIEVSQIADALRAFQSVKRRLEVKAEIGGVTIIDDFAHHPTAISGTLKALRTRYPGSRLWAVLEPRSNTLRRNVFHEALSQSLALADEVIVAGIFKSEAIPAAERLDLEEVIMEVRRRGKPARQLPDADAIVEAITPELRPGDVVAILSNGGFGGIYEKLPRSLKNREVSAKA
- the dapF gene encoding diaminopimelate epimerase codes for the protein MPSTPFTKAHACGNDFLLIEGKHAPKDLKEFAVRICDRHTGVGADGLEWIFSDPKADARARLFNADGSEAEISGNGTRCVAAYLVAQKKREHVSIRTGAGIKTCKLIAQDGHHFEFETAMGEPQVGDPFSIKLAFGEQVGVPVSMGNPHFVLFVDEFAPGWQAEASEIEHHHDFKFGTNVELVRIANKGEIDIVIFERGVGETRSSGTGSCASAVAAIAAGRAQSPLLVKSPGGAQIVRWEGEVFLTGPAEIVAKGEFFGE
- a CDS encoding lysophospholipid acyltransferase family protein, whose translation is MRTLLTLAWWTAMTPITGLLTLPYALLTGNSNFLYVMGMWVVRVGVRLSGVRVQLIGRERLDPKQTYIFMSNHVSNLDPPLLIPLLPNRTSVLVKKELFRIPILGFAMRVAHLVPVDRRDRDSAIASMRTAAEVIRSGLSMTVFPEGTRSLDGRLLPLKKGPFYLAMESGCPIVPVTLLGSHEILPKGKMLISPKKADAKIVFHDPISPKDFQDRDALIAAVRESISSSLPLDRQ